The genomic region tcaaactctttaatatGAGACATTTAATACTCTAAATGTGATTGAGAAAACAttatatttctcatattaacaaCATCATCTTAGTATAGCATATAAAAAGGTCGATCGTACGAGAATgttgtatattttataacttcaatCATAGGTGAAATTGAGATGATTCATACTTCAAAGAGTACatagaaaaatgaaaacttgataatcttaatgatgcatattcaaattcaaatggTAATAAGTagcatatgttaaatattaaagaggaaataatctaacaaatatgcactagaataattacataaaattgtatatgatatttattttccttactatttttattagtaaCCGTATTATCAACTACATTTTATACAAACATAATAAAAtgacaatttgattttaatttgtgttgtttgtttagaaattatttttgccaagttaatactattttatattttataaatataaattatgtaactatataattacaatttatactaCTAAACATGACATTAAAATTTActgaaaaattacattttctcatccaaacacatttatatatatatatattttataattacaagGATGGATTTAATTGGCCTGTGTTTTCCCAATTTAGGGTAGCGTATTGGCAAACAAATTATTCACAACTTCGAACATTTttctaaagagaaaaaaaagaagacaatGTATCTCATTAAGGTGGACCTAAAGATCTTATCAAAAACGATGTTTTTGTCTAACAAAATCTAGGGCTTTGCTTTTTTGGCCCCCCACCAGATTTGCTGTCACATAAGAATCTCTCTATATAACACCCAACCCCTTCAACTTTCAAGCCCCCTCCCCTCACCttcccatttcttttcttagccttaatatctttaattttcataaagaaattatttcttctcttttaccATAAATTAATTCTTGTTCCATCTCACTTCATTAACTTTGGGTCATCAATAATTAATCGAAACCATTGCcagaaataataataacaaataataataaatatctaaactTCTCTTATTATTGATTGAGCTAAAAAAAACCAGCTGTCTCATTACTGTGGAAAACTTCTAGGGTTACTTTGTTGTTGGCTTGCCCGAAAGAAGAAGAGGAATGAAGGAAAATGGTAGAAAGAACGGCGCCTTATCGCCATGCGCGGCTTGCAAGTTACTTAGAAGGAGATGTGCACCGGACTGTGTTTTTGCTCCGTATTTTCCAGCTGATGAGCCTCAAAAGTTTGCTAGTGTCCATAAGGTGTTTGGTGCTAGCAATGTTAACAAGATGTTACAGGTTCAGTTCTTTCTCCATgcactctctctctctctctctctctctttctctctttacTGGCAAATAATTTgggaattttctatttatttaaataaattttgcagtatatgttcttccaatgatttcttggaaaattaaAACCTTTGGGAATGAAGATATAAAAAGTCTAACCACATTTTAACTCGATCGGTTTATGAAGTCATTCTTCAGAGGTAATATTTTATAGGTTTAAGATTCAAATCCTCTCATTCCCCAACTATGACTGACCAgctttgtaaaaagaaaaagaaaatcattagGTCAAGCATATAAAGTAGAGAGAATTTTGTTCTTGAGGGcgtgttttagggtttttgcaGAAGATTGCAAGCATGCATAAGCATCATAGTAGGGGGGGAAAAAGGGtttatcttttttcttatttgccAGGCAAAGGGCAAAGGGCTTCTCTGTTGTTATTAGTAGGCCAAAAAGATTGTGAAAAAGAACGGGAAAGCAAAGAAGAAAGCAAAAGCATCTTCATCATCtttccaaaaagaaattaattaagcaTTATTTATGTGGTTCATGCTAtgctgcaaaaaaaaaatatttaatgagttTTTAATGAAGATAACAGGGTAAAGTCTTTAATTCATCTTATACTTGTTCTAATTATGTCTTGAAAAATCTATATGTTTCATACTTTCGATATCCTTTTCATAATGaattttagaaacaaaattGAACACTAGGCAgagcttttccttttcctttcttgGTATCATTTAATGTTCTGTTATTCAGATTTTCAAGTACTCAATggtatcttttcttttttccctcaaGTAAACTAATTACAGAAAAGCCTGGAACacaatgatatattttaaatataagcaatatatttaataaatattgaacAAATACCCGTACAATAATAACATTAATTGAGTGATCTCTGAAAAACTACGTGTTACATTTGTTCATCAATAACATTAAGCACAGTGTTTAGAAGAAACCATAAATCATTATAATGGAAATTCTTACACTTAGTTGATCATTATAATTTGTCTTGTGTTTTGTTGACATATTCATGTCATAACTTAGTGACTGTAATACGACAGTGTGTACATATAATCTTCAGATatcaaataactaaaaaattaaaagaagtttGATGTGAACatggttttaaagttaaaacagTATTTCCACCCCATGAATTGAGTATGTACATATATCCTATACTAAATAATACcctaagataaaaatataaaaggagaaaattttatattccctgtcctttttcaactttttttctcCAAGGGTGGTTATTTATAGTTGATCAGCTTTTAACGGTTGACTGTCATTCTTATATTCTTCCACTAAATTAATGCTTTATCAAAGGATTCCTtggcaataaataaataaagggaaTATATAGTTATAACTTTGCCTTTAGCTTTTTAACTTTCTTGCTATTaagaaacttttaaatttaaaatttttgttttaatttcattatttaaagtaaggttttattattattaagtgtaGATCAATGGTTTAATTACATTGATAGTGATAAGGACGTAATATTTGATGAAAGCAAGCAGATTTTAGATCAATATTTAATTGAGCAATATGATGCGTGAAGGTGACATTAGTATTATGCATTCACATATCTCtcaatttaatagaaatgacaCTACATgtcaaaagatgaaaatttatcaCCAAATCCACCACTATATTGAAACATCAGTTGAcaattgtgtttttcttttggttttaaCACACACACAAACATTTAGATCATTAATTATATAGAAGGCTTATTTACTTCATTTAGAAGataattagtataaataatatttgattcaCTTATAATACCAATtcagttaaatattttaatttagtaaaatggaGTTTacgaaataacaaaatttaaaaattaaaagacaaagCAAGATgtgatttgtaaaatgaaacATAATCCTGGGCAAGGAATTTTATAATCCTATCATCTCCCACACattgaaaatatatacatttatatgtatttgttttaaaattttggactaaCAACAAAGTCATAATTGTAATAGTAGCGTTGTTACAAATAACAACCTTATATTTAATGTATTCACATTATATACAAGTGCATTAAATACAAACTAAAagattatatatgtatgtttagcATACAAAAAGACTGAcaaattttatggaaattaattttctacaAGCGTTTTCTTGTATCTTCTTAAAACCAAGTAGAAAATGAAAATCAGAAGACTATTgctaaataaaatgttaaaaagtaGCAATTTACTTACtctatttctttacaatttgaccATAGCCAGCAAGAATTCTTGTATGCTATTATCAAATAAGTAACTTTTGGACCACCAAAAAGAAGGCAATCGTGCCACCCAATATCGTTCTCTTTATTAAGGTTCATGTATGCCGacttagtttattattatttcttttgaaaatcatGCAATGCAAATTCCATGAAAAAAGAGACTGACCCAAAGTGGGAAATCCACTCAAGATCcaataatagaaagaaaaagaggcTGTAATGATGATTGAAAATGATAGATttcgttaaaaaaaaaaaactaaataatttgGTTTTACAGGAATTACCGGAGCACCAACGACGTGATGCAGTGAGTTCAATGGTGTACGAAGCCAACGCTAGGGTTCGTGACCCTGTGTACGGATGTGTAGGAGCCATTTCATCGTTGCAACAACAGATCGATTCTCTGCAAAACCAATTGGCACTTGCTCAAGCCGAGGTGGTGCAGATGAGGATGCGCCAATTCGGTTCGACCTCATCGAACCCGGGCACCAACTCGGCTGATGAGAACATTGCATCAGTTGCAGATGCCCCTTCCAAGTTCATGCCATCTCATCATCAGTCCAAGTCCTTTTTTTGCGTGGACATGGTTGATCAGCCTAATATGGCTGAGTCTTTATGGTCATACTAGCTTTTGGATTATGCTTACTTGCATGTTATGCTGTTATGGCTGCTTTGCTTCTTTTTACTACTTTTttctcacatatatatactccTACAGTTTCTACCTGACCCAGGTGGATTTGATTAATCATTATGAccattaaaatattgtaaatatacAATTAGGactttatttatattatcacTAGCTAGCTTGTGTATTTCCTCGTTGTACAAgttcattaatatatattttatagtttgcTTGTCGGTAATTATTcctcaaaataattactaatctagaATATATATTTGTGATAAATAAAAGTTTACATATTTCATCtattatgattatattttatttatttaatctttttcttttttcctaaaCCAGTAGCTTTATCAATTATCGAAATAAAGCCTTCCACATTTAAtttcatagaaaaattattatttgatacggtggaatttttaattttatttttaaaatattaattaaagattCTTGGCGTTTCTTAAGTCTACTTGAGGAATTGAAAAACTTTACAGCCAgtgtattaaataataattttcgcAAGTTATCTAAACTATATATAATCTAGAGTTCAAGAATAATAACTCATTGggttattatttgatatacgTGCTATAAGCGTTTTATCAATTAAAGACGCTGTTCGCTTGTGGACGCAACTAACGTGTTTATTAAATTCAATGGGCCTAATCATTTAATTAGTAGATCAGACAACATTTTATTATCCGTATAATCTTGGTCTTTTCAAGCTTTTTCAAACTCCCATTAACTAATCCATCTCAAGATCcaaatgtgtgaaattttcaCCAGCAATGGGAAAATAAAAGGCAATAGTGAGGCAGAAATTTCCAGATTGCCACCgtaattttcaataaaagtaGGCAAAGCCTAAGTTCTAAGAGTACATGATCTTGACCATGAAATGCCAATCATATCAGCTACTAAATGT from Gossypium raimondii isolate GPD5lz chromosome 1, ASM2569854v1, whole genome shotgun sequence harbors:
- the LOC105782430 gene encoding LOB domain-containing protein 4; translation: MKENGRKNGALSPCAACKLLRRRCAPDCVFAPYFPADEPQKFASVHKVFGASNVNKMLQELPEHQRRDAVSSMVYEANARVRDPVYGCVGAISSLQQQIDSLQNQLALAQAEVVQMRMRQFGSTSSNPGTNSADENIASVADAPSKFMPSHHQSKSFFCVDMVDQPNMAESLWSY